Proteins encoded in a region of the Deefgea piscis genome:
- the epsG gene encoding chain length determinant protein tyrosine kinase EpsG has product MNAIPDPIANEVIKGNIGQQLLVNGKINAQQAETILRLQKETGGRFGEAAIKLGFVTEDDIQDVLAQQFEYAYLVAGQSAVDQKLVAAYSPFDSRVEALRSLRSQILLRWLEGGNKSVALASYDADNTCDILAANLAIVFSQLGEHTLLVDANLRNAVQHQLFAVENGKGLSDILVGRSGIEAVQRISEFRDLSILTAGTTAPNPQELLSRDVFSNIVAELAQAYDVVIYSTSALKDAADAQLVASRVKGTILVASRNKTPVKGLEAAKLQLQSASATLLGCVLSQEE; this is encoded by the coding sequence ATGAATGCAATCCCTGATCCAATTGCCAATGAAGTGATTAAAGGCAATATTGGCCAGCAATTGTTGGTTAATGGCAAAATTAATGCGCAACAAGCTGAAACAATTTTAAGACTACAAAAAGAGACTGGTGGCCGTTTTGGCGAAGCCGCCATCAAGCTGGGATTTGTTACCGAAGATGACATCCAAGATGTATTGGCGCAGCAATTTGAATATGCCTACCTCGTCGCAGGGCAAAGTGCCGTTGATCAAAAGTTGGTAGCGGCGTATTCCCCATTTGATTCTCGAGTTGAAGCTTTACGTAGCTTACGCAGCCAAATTTTATTGCGTTGGCTAGAGGGCGGAAATAAATCAGTAGCATTAGCCTCCTACGACGCCGATAACACCTGCGATATCTTGGCCGCCAATTTAGCAATTGTATTCTCGCAATTGGGTGAACACACTTTGTTGGTTGACGCTAATTTACGCAATGCCGTGCAGCACCAACTCTTTGCGGTAGAAAACGGTAAAGGGCTGAGTGATATCTTAGTTGGCCGGAGTGGTATAGAGGCAGTACAGCGCATTAGTGAGTTTAGGGATTTATCAATCTTAACCGCTGGTACCACGGCGCCTAATCCACAAGAACTACTTTCCAGAGACGTATTCAGTAATATCGTTGCTGAGTTAGCACAAGCCTATGACGTAGTGATCTATAGCACTAGCGCATTAAAAGATGCCGCGGATGCGCAATTAGTTGCTTCACGTGTTAAAGGCACGATCTTGGTGGCCAGCCGTAATAAAACGCCAGTAAAAGGGCTAGAAGCCGCTAAATTACAATTGCAATCAGCAAGTGCCACTTTGCTTGGTTGCGTTCTATCTCAGGAAGAATGA